A region from the Deltaproteobacteria bacterium genome encodes:
- a CDS encoding type II toxin-antitoxin system prevent-host-death family antitoxin produces the protein MTRMSASKVRDEFSDALNRVAYKGERIVLRRRGKDVAVLVPVEDLELLEEIEDRIDIEAAKKALKEKGGISWKQLKKELGL, from the coding sequence ATGACCCGAATGAGCGCGAGCAAGGTTCGTGACGAGTTCTCCGACGCCCTGAATCGCGTCGCCTACAAGGGAGAGCGAATCGTCCTGCGGCGCCGGGGAAAGGATGTTGCGGTCCTTGTTCCGGTGGAAGACCTGGAGCTCCTGGAGGAAATCGAGGACCGCATCGACATCGAAGCGGCGAAAAAGGCTCTTAAGGAAAAAGGAGGAATCTCCTGGAAGCAGTTAAAGAAAGAGCTGGGCCTCTGA
- a CDS encoding type II toxin-antitoxin system RelE/ParE family toxin, with the protein MSYEILIQPTAVRDLRKLPREVRKRIGRKLDELANEPRPADAKLLKGNEGFSRVRVGDYRIVYTIREKILVVLVVRIGHRKDIYRNL; encoded by the coding sequence ATGTCCTACGAGATCCTCATCCAACCGACGGCTGTCCGGGACCTTCGAAAACTCCCCAGGGAGGTCCGGAAGCGGATCGGCAGAAAACTCGACGAACTTGCGAATGAACCGCGTCCCGCGGATGCCAAGCTCCTGAAAGGAAACGAGGGCTTTTCCAGGGTGCGGGTGGGCGATTACAGGATCGTCTATACGATCCGGGAAAAGATCCTGGTTGTATTGGTCGTGCGCATCGGTCATCGAAAAGATATCTATCGAAATCTGTGA
- a CDS encoding DUF748 domain-containing protein, with product MSAEDTDTAGKSVNPPGGARGPLFRKALWGAWILAALLLVLFVVSYFLDEPLRESMERRINAPLKGYSVRLPDKVYPSSFHMETAIFGTGRGIVDGNANFLAEPYLGINARMKLENVPLEYFKPVVARTNLSVKSGTFSGAGSIEYAPNVKVAHLEDLSVQGMEIDYVHSARTAEAEKRRAEAVGKAVKEAPKAEMLLRVDRVRLTRCSVGMQNENADPPYRVYLTDADLLLTNLSNKFSEGPADMELAGKFMGSGPTVVSAQFRPEKAGPDLDLRISIDNTQMADMNDLFRAYGKFDVSEGLFSFYSELKIRNDAISGYIKPFFKDMKVYDKRTDREKTGFRRMYEMAVGGVARLLESRHRHEVAAQADVSGTVENPRVSNWQIVGKLIQNAFFKTILPGFEKEASRAKRK from the coding sequence ATGAGCGCCGAAGATACCGATACCGCCGGAAAGTCCGTGAATCCGCCGGGGGGCGCACGCGGCCCCCTGTTCCGAAAGGCGCTGTGGGGCGCCTGGATCCTCGCCGCCCTGCTCCTTGTCCTTTTCGTCGTTTCCTATTTCCTGGACGAGCCGCTGCGGGAATCGATGGAGCGGAGGATCAACGCTCCCCTCAAAGGGTATTCCGTCCGCCTGCCGGATAAGGTGTACCCCTCCTCCTTCCACATGGAAACGGCGATCTTCGGGACCGGGCGCGGCATCGTCGACGGCAACGCCAATTTCCTCGCGGAGCCGTATCTCGGGATCAACGCCCGCATGAAGCTCGAAAACGTGCCGCTGGAATATTTCAAGCCGGTGGTCGCCCGCACGAATCTTTCCGTCAAGAGCGGGACGTTCTCCGGAGCCGGCAGCATCGAATACGCCCCCAACGTCAAGGTCGCGCATCTCGAAGACCTGTCGGTCCAGGGGATGGAAATCGATTACGTCCATTCCGCGCGGACGGCGGAGGCCGAAAAGAGGCGCGCCGAGGCGGTCGGGAAGGCGGTCAAGGAGGCGCCGAAGGCTGAAATGCTGCTCCGGGTCGACCGGGTGAGGCTGACGCGGTGCTCCGTCGGAATGCAAAACGAGAACGCCGATCCCCCCTATCGTGTCTACCTGACCGACGCCGATCTCCTTCTCACGAACCTGTCCAACAAGTTTTCGGAAGGGCCCGCGGACATGGAGCTGGCGGGGAAATTCATGGGGAGCGGCCCCACCGTGGTGAGCGCGCAATTCCGCCCGGAGAAAGCGGGGCCGGACCTCGATCTGCGCATCAGCATCGATAATACGCAGATGGCGGATATGAACGACCTCTTCCGCGCCTACGGAAAGTTCGACGTGTCGGAAGGGCTGTTTTCCTTCTATTCGGAGCTGAAGATCCGCAACGATGCGATCTCCGGCTATATCAAGCCGTTCTTCAAGGACATGAAAGTGTACGACAAGCGCACCGACCGGGAGAAGACGGGCTTTCGCCGGATGTACGAGATGGCGGTCGGCGGGGTCGCCCGGCTGCTCGAAAGCCGCCACCGGCACGAGGTGGCGGCCCAGGCCGACGTCTCGGGCACGGTGGAAAATCCCCGGGTCAGCAACTGGCAGATCGTCGGCAAGCTTATCCAGAACGCATTCTTCAAGACGATCCTCCCCGGATTCGAGAAAGAGGCCTCCCGGGCGAAGCGGAAGTGA
- a CDS encoding lyase, whose translation MRRTIIILITFLIAACASLAAADVRIQEWGLPTPGSFPHDPAVGPDGSLWYTGMGTNTLGRLDPKSGKIHEYPLKTPGSGPHGLVADLKGNIWFTANRKGYIGRLDAQTGEVTEYPMPDPAARDPHTLVFDGSQVLWFTVQVGNFVGKLEPRTGKITLARPPTADSRPYGIVVSPKGIPFFCELGTNKIGRIDPVTMSISEFGLPKGARPRRLAVTSNGLIYYTDYARGYLGRLDPDSGKVEEWPSPGGGKSKPYGIAATHDGSIWYSESGVEPNTIVRFDPKTGKFSRWSVPSGGGVIRHMAATPQGDVYIACSGVNKVGIVRAE comes from the coding sequence ATGAGACGGACAATCATTATTCTGATAACTTTCCTGATCGCGGCATGCGCGTCTTTGGCGGCCGCCGATGTGCGGATCCAGGAATGGGGGCTCCCGACGCCCGGCTCCTTCCCCCACGATCCTGCCGTCGGGCCCGACGGATCGCTCTGGTACACGGGAATGGGCACCAACACTCTCGGAAGGCTCGACCCGAAATCCGGAAAGATCCATGAGTATCCATTGAAAACCCCGGGATCGGGTCCGCATGGGCTGGTGGCCGACCTGAAGGGGAACATATGGTTCACCGCCAATCGCAAGGGATACATCGGCAGGTTGGATGCGCAGACCGGCGAGGTAACCGAGTACCCGATGCCGGACCCGGCCGCACGCGATCCGCACACCCTGGTCTTCGACGGCAGCCAGGTCCTCTGGTTCACCGTCCAGGTGGGTAATTTCGTGGGGAAGTTGGAGCCCCGCACGGGCAAGATCACGCTGGCGCGCCCGCCCACGGCCGATTCCCGCCCCTACGGAATCGTCGTGAGCCCGAAGGGAATCCCCTTCTTCTGCGAGCTCGGGACCAATAAGATCGGCAGGATCGACCCGGTCACGATGTCCATTTCCGAATTCGGATTGCCCAAGGGGGCCAGGCCGCGCAGACTCGCCGTCACCTCCAACGGCCTGATCTATTACACGGACTACGCCCGCGGATACCTGGGACGCCTGGATCCGGACAGCGGCAAAGTCGAAGAGTGGCCATCGCCCGGCGGCGGGAAGTCGAAGCCCTACGGCATCGCTGCGACCCACGACGGGTCTATCTGGTACAGCGAATCGGGAGTCGAGCCGAACACGATCGTGCGGTTCGATCCGAAGACAGGCAAATTTTCGCGCTGGTCCGTCCCGTCAGGTGGCGGAGTGATCCGGCATATGGCGGCGACGCCCCAAGGGGACGTCTATATCGCCTGCAGCGGCGTCAACAAGGTCGGGATCGTCCGGGCCGAGTGA
- a CDS encoding dienelactone hydrolase family protein: MLGLYGGDDARVNATVGPAAAMMKELGKTFVAHTYPGAGHGFLRAQDQRDGANLAASEKAWPDTIGFLKKSLE; this comes from the coding sequence GTGCTCGGCCTCTACGGCGGAGACGATGCCAGGGTGAACGCGACGGTCGGCCCGGCGGCGGCAATGATGAAGGAACTTGGGAAGACGTTTGTCGCGCACACCTACCCGGGCGCGGGGCACGGGTTCCTTCGTGCCCAGGACCAACGCGACGGCGCGAACCTGGCTGCCTCGGAGAAGGCCTGGCCCGATACGATCGGGTTCCTAAAAAAGTCCCTGGAGTAG
- a CDS encoding VOC family protein codes for MLDFNSILVFSGNPKKLADFYKKVFQKDPDWSEGGYYGFMAGKGFITFGPHDKVHGKNANPERVMFNFETKDVKSEFERIKKLGTSVVAEPYNPSEDPKMMIATFADPDNNYFQLITPWEG; via the coding sequence ATGCTGGATTTCAATTCCATCCTGGTGTTTTCGGGGAATCCCAAGAAACTCGCGGATTTCTATAAGAAGGTTTTCCAGAAGGACCCCGATTGGTCGGAGGGCGGCTACTACGGATTCATGGCCGGCAAGGGATTCATCACCTTCGGCCCGCATGACAAAGTCCATGGGAAGAACGCGAACCCCGAACGGGTAATGTTCAATTTCGAGACCAAGGATGTAAAGAGTGAATTCGAAAGAATCAAGAAGCTCGGGACTTCGGTCGTCGCGGAGCCGTACAATCCGTCGGAAGATCCGAAAATGATGATCGCAACCTTCGCCGACCCGGACAACAATTATTTCCAGCTCATTACGCCCTGGGAGGGTTAA
- a CDS encoding SDR family oxidoreductase, producing the protein MSDDQLKQTIDWIRNQVPVKRFAKPEEIAEAVLFLCSDASSYIVGAEIIVDGGMTF; encoded by the coding sequence ATGTCGGATGATCAGTTGAAGCAGACCATTGACTGGATCCGAAACCAGGTCCCGGTCAAGCGCTTCGCTAAGCCGGAAGAGATCGCCGAGGCCGTGCTTTTCCTGTGCTCCGACGCATCCTCGTACATCGTCGGCGCCGAGATCATCGTCGACGGCGGCATGACTTTTTAA
- a CDS encoding hydrolase, with product MKSLRPSKTVVSLVVLTLLAAGVFLFQSVGDSAYAQPQAPDLVKADVGKVLIDPADTVILLLDHQSGLFQTVKDISVAELRTNTIILAKVAKLMKIPVITTASVPTGPNGPLMPEIHQNAPDAIYVPRTGEISAWDNKEFVETVRKTGRKTLIIAGVWTSVCVAFPALQAKADGYKVYAVMDASGDPSEMASRTTLARLTQAGVVPMSTNAVFCELQRTWNRPDAADFAALYAAYAPNYQAVMESYRKAQEALKGEKK from the coding sequence ATGAAATCGCTTCGTCCATCGAAAACAGTTGTGTCGTTGGTAGTCCTCACACTGCTTGCGGCGGGTGTATTTTTATTCCAGTCGGTCGGCGATAGTGCCTACGCTCAACCGCAGGCTCCCGACTTGGTAAAGGCGGACGTGGGCAAGGTACTGATCGATCCTGCGGATACCGTTATCCTCTTGCTCGACCACCAGAGCGGCTTGTTCCAGACCGTCAAGGATATCAGTGTGGCGGAATTACGGACCAATACCATAATCCTGGCGAAGGTGGCCAAGCTGATGAAGATCCCCGTCATCACGACCGCATCCGTACCGACCGGCCCGAATGGCCCTTTGATGCCTGAGATCCACCAGAATGCACCCGATGCGATATACGTTCCGCGCACAGGTGAAATCAGCGCCTGGGACAACAAGGAGTTCGTGGAGACCGTACGCAAGACCGGCAGAAAGACATTAATCATCGCCGGCGTGTGGACAAGCGTTTGCGTCGCTTTCCCGGCGCTCCAGGCGAAGGCGGACGGCTACAAGGTTTACGCGGTGATGGATGCTTCAGGCGACCCGAGCGAGATGGCATCGAGAACGACGCTCGCACGCCTCACGCAGGCCGGGGTCGTCCCGATGAGCACCAATGCGGTGTTTTGCGAGCTGCAACGCACCTGGAATCGGCCGGATGCAGCGGATTTTGCCGCCCTGTATGCGGCCTATGCTCCGAACTATCAAGCCGTGATGGAGAGCTACCGGAAAGCGCAGGAAGCCCTCAAGGGGGAGAAGAAGTAA
- a CDS encoding pyridoxal-phosphate dependent enzyme, translating into MKVRKVLPAILLTAAVFFAVPSNAFNLPPMNLGLTDILDGALPGPGTYFTQYIQGFQSDEFKLHQTVIGLEAKKQMEIAGDYPDVVIGCHGGGSNFGGIALPFLPDKMAGGKKNPRLVAAEPASCPTLTKGVYAFDFGDTGKLTPIVKMYTLGRDFVPEGIHAGGLRYHGASPLVSQLLSEGLLEAQAYPQLAVFSSSIAFARAEGLLPAPESAHAVHAAIQEAKKADEEGKEKTILFNLSGHGFFDMVAYDDFLTGKLADHEHSEKKVREALRNLPKVTV; encoded by the coding sequence ATGAAAGTACGGAAAGTGTTGCCCGCGATCCTGTTGACCGCCGCAGTTTTCTTCGCCGTGCCCTCGAACGCTTTCAACCTGCCGCCGATGAACCTCGGATTAACGGACATCCTGGATGGAGCGCTCCCGGGACCAGGCACCTATTTCACGCAATACATCCAGGGATTCCAGAGTGACGAGTTCAAGCTCCACCAGACGGTGATCGGGCTCGAGGCGAAGAAGCAGATGGAAATAGCGGGAGACTACCCCGACGTGGTGATCGGCTGCCACGGAGGCGGAAGCAACTTCGGCGGGATCGCCCTGCCGTTCCTCCCGGACAAGATGGCCGGCGGGAAGAAAAATCCCCGGCTGGTCGCCGCCGAGCCGGCGTCATGCCCGACACTCACGAAGGGTGTCTACGCGTTCGATTTCGGAGACACGGGGAAGCTGACCCCGATAGTCAAGATGTACACGCTGGGGCGCGACTTCGTCCCGGAGGGGATCCACGCGGGTGGACTTCGCTACCACGGGGCCTCTCCGCTGGTGAGCCAACTGTTGAGCGAAGGGCTCCTGGAGGCGCAGGCCTACCCGCAGCTCGCGGTGTTCTCATCGTCGATCGCGTTCGCACGCGCGGAAGGGCTGCTCCCGGCGCCGGAGTCCGCGCACGCGGTCCACGCGGCGATCCAGGAAGCGAAAAAGGCCGACGAGGAAGGCAAGGAGAAGACGATCCTGTTCAATCTCTCCGGGCACGGCTTCTTCGATATGGTGGCCTACGACGACTTCCTTACCGGAAAGCTGGCGGACCACGAGCACAGCGAGAAGAAGGTTCGCGAAGCGCTGCGCAATCTACCGAAGGTCACGGTGTAA